A window of Daucus carota subsp. sativus chromosome 2, DH1 v3.0, whole genome shotgun sequence genomic DNA:
GTTTCAGAGCTTTGTTCTCCATACTCAGAATAAGGTTTTGCTGGTTGAGAAATTCAAGTTCAGCAGAAACTTCAGAGCCTTCTGCCTACATATCGATAGGTATTAAAATGGTAACTATCCAAGTgtatgcaaatgatacaattttttaaaGTCTTGCTTTTACTAATACTTGCCTGTAATGCCTGTACATTTCTTTCTAGCTCAGCTATGTACTGGAGCTTTCGGACCCGGGATCTTTGAGCAAATTGCCTGTATGAAAGATGATATATTAGACAATATATGGAGATCGGTATTCTACAAAACTAAAGAAGCCACAAAATGAGTCAATTCTGAATGAATTCTTGATACTCGAGATTGACATTTCTCCGAGGTTATACAAAGGAATATGAGTTACTCCCAACAATATAAGACTTGGACTAAATTATAACCATTCTAATTCTACTGTTGAAGGGCAAAACAGACTTTctacaaacaaaatttaatgaaaCACGAAAGGATTTGATTGATAATCATCCTTGATAGTGTCTTTTCTAGTTATAAGGGACAGTAACATAGTAGCATAGAGAAAAATACAGTTTGGAGGTGTATATTGCAATGCGTTAATTCTCACTGCTAGAAGCCATGACAAACTGAGAAGTTTTTCAAGCAACATAAACATTGAACAAATCAAGGAAACCCATCCaatgatattataattataattataataataataattattattatttttgctaatgacattatttaatataaataacatcTAGACCTACCTACACAacacattatataaaatatctgTTGGTGCCTAGTGGCTAATTAAAACATGTGTCAATTTAGGAAGCAGTTGTAAGATAAGTAGGAGCCTGTTTGTCTAatcttaaaataatgattattcaCTGTATCTGGGGGAGATGCTATGGAGGGAAGAACAGTATATTCTTTGAGGCTATGGCACTGTataaagtactccctccatcccaatttagatgagctttttgctcatttcacacatactaagaagtattaaatgattcttcttttttccatctctgcccatatttattgtgttgacttTCTATAGTATTAGCTAGATGGTACATTGGAAATGATAATTAAGAAAGGGTAAGAATGAAAGATTGTTGATAAATATGCATTGAAAAGAGAGAGGCTCATCTATTTTgagataaatttttttctcaaaaggatcatctaatttgggatgaagggagtataTAACAATTTCCTATTTTAAGGTCTGTTTTTTCATTAGCTGAACATGTTGCACACTTGAACATTAATCACTTGATAAACCTTCGGTAGTACATGACCAAATCGTATGACTCTACATATATAGTACTAGTATTAGATCTGACAGTAATCTATGTCTGAAATTGATCATCTCAagctcaaaaaatatataatttctgttgcaagCAAACAGACAGACATGAAAACCAATGTCACGCTATTGTTAGGTCTAGgcaagttttaaatattttagttttcTGGCGGGAGTAAAACCAAATCTTATGTTCCTCTTTTTCAAAAACTGATAAAGAACTAGCTTCCATGGTGTTTAAACTTGTGAAAGGTGAAATTAAAATTCAAAGCTAAGGAGAGAAAGTAAGAGAGAGTAGGAAAATATTAAGAGCAATAAAGGTTGAGCACGCATACTGCTTGGAACGCTTTGTATCTGTTTCAGATGCAGAAGCTTTAGCATAAGAGGAATCCTTTTTCTCAGAAGAAGCTTTTGCATCATATGGACTAGATTCAATTGGATTCTGCTTCTCAGTTGTGTTAGACGCGAAACCATCAGTTTCTTGGGTAGAAAATGATGATACTGAATTTTGAATAGCAGAATTGTCCTTGACAGAAAGAGGGCCAACTGGATGTGCTAATGAATTTGATGGGGGATCCCAGACCCTGCTTTTAGATTTTCCCAATGGATTTACATCTGGATAAAAGGAATCACAGCGTACATCTTTGTAATAATCAAAGTCTTGAGATGTCCTTGAAGGCACAGGAGACATGTTTCTTGATctgtactcatcttgagttgcatAATTCAAGTTAGCATTAGCCACCTCCATATATGCAAAAGAGTCACTGGATGAACGTCGATGACCTCTACGTACAGGTGTCTCTGGCTCATTAAGAAGTTCATCCAGCCAAGAAGGTTGATCCTCAATCAGGGTGCTCTCAGACGATGTACGTTGATGGTGCTGGTATCCCTCTCTAGGCTTTGGCAAACCTTTTACTCCAATGGTAGAAGTCTGCACATAATCAAGATAGGAAGGGGAAATGCTGGGGAATGGGCTTTTAGGTGGCAGTAAGGAGTGCTTTCCATTATACAACACATTTTTATAGCTCGAGGGCCCCTTTGAATTTGCCATAGTCAAACCACAAACAATTCCTGAAGAAACATACACCCAAACGAATAAGAAAGTTGTATTAACCAACAATCATGctattgataaaattaaagaagaCTTTCAGAGGTGTAAGAATAGAACATTGCAAGACTGAAGGACATAAAATTAAGGGATTAAATGAAGGAGAAGACCAAGCACAATGTTATTGTATCTGGTGATATTTTGCCATTATTTACAAATAGCGATAGAGGTACTTAGGAGCAAACAAAACAGAAATGCAAGGGAGAAATGATATTTTAGATTCATGTTTATACACTTCAGCACGAGCAggcagaaaatatatataacaggAACCAGAATTTTCTTATAGCATAACGAGAGACCTCAGTCTACATTAAAAGAGCCTATACAAACCATCATTTATCAACATTTAGTATCTGTGCGCAGACCAAGAATTTTCTAAACCCTAATGGTCACTTCAAAGTTCTAACGTATACAGGACAACATGGGGGATTGGGCGCAAAAAAACCTAAAGAACAAACAGTAAATAGAAAGAGGGGCGGTGAGGAATTCATCATATTGGAAATTATGACTCTGTATATATTATACTGCTCAGCAGGGTCACTGAAATCATAAAGCCACTAGTTCAATGGGCAAGAGGGAAATTTAatctataaaaattcaaatattgggcaaaaaaaagtagaaaccTA
This region includes:
- the LOC108209318 gene encoding uncharacterized protein At4g06598, encoding MANSKGPSSYKNVLYNGKHSLLPPKSPFPSISPSYLDYVQTSTIGVKGLPKPREGYQHHQRTSSESTLIEDQPSWLDELLNEPETPVRRGHRRSSSDSFAYMEVANANLNYATQDEYRSRNMSPVPSRTSQDFDYYKDVRCDSFYPDVNPLGKSKSRVWDPPSNSLAHPVGPLSVKDNSAIQNSVSSFSTQETDGFASNTTEKQNPIESSPYDAKASSEKKDSSYAKASASETDTKRSKQQFAQRSRVRKLQYIAELERNVQALQAKGSEVSAELEFLNQQNLILSMENKALKQRLENVSQEQVIKYLEHDVLEREIGRLRALYQQQQQPPQQLPSSGHRRANSRDTNSKDLDSQFANLSLKHKDSSSGRDAVSGPLHI